The DNA sequence TGCGATGGAAGGAATGTTAGCTCCAGAGATGAAAGAAGAGATTTTAGGAACGGCTGAAATTCGTGAGATTTTCAAAATTTCTAAAGTGGGTTCTATTGCAGGATGTATGGTTATGGATGGTAAAATCATGAGAACTTCTAAAATTAGAGTTATTAGAGATGGAGTAGTGGTACATACAGGAGAACTTGTTGCTTTGAAACGTTTCAAAGATGATGTTAAAGAAGTTTCTAAAGGTTACGATTGTGGTATTCAGATTAAAGGTTACAACGACATCGAAGAAAGAGATGTTATTGAAGCGTACCACGAAGTTGCTATCAAGAAAAAATTGAAATAAAATTGAAATATTTTTCAAATATAAAATCCCGAGTAATCGGGATTTTTTTTGTTTACTATTTTTTGTATTTCGAAAAAAAAGAAACTTTAATGTTATCTAATTTTTTTTCAAGAGAATAATGTGATTTGATATGGGATTGCCTATGTGTTTCAATTTATAATTTGAAACAATAATATAATGTATTTATGATGTGTTATAATGTGTTTATTAATTCCTTTGTGCTGCTTTATTTTTTAATGAAATTTTGTTAACGAAATTTTTTTTTATGCGGTTGAAAATATTTCATATTATTAACACACTTGTAAATAAAGGTTTCAAATCAAAGAGTGCCTTAAGCACATTTGCAAATGTTGAACAGCTCAGGGAAATAATGCCTGATTTGTTGCATGGCTATTTAAAGGAAGAGGAAATGCCAGACAGTCTGAAATTGTTGGAGCCGCCACCGGAACATGCATCAAAAGCTTTTGAGTTTGATTTGGAGTATGCTAAAAAAGTTATAAAGTCTAAAGATAGGATTCGTTTTATGCAAGCTGCTACTGATGCAGATTTGTCGTTTCCAGCCGCAGTTAAGTCATTTGAGTATACTTTGGGTATTGAGATTAGTGAGGTAAAAACACCGAAACTTTATTTATTGATGCGTAGGGTAATGACAGATGCAGGACTGTCTACTTACGCAGCTAAGAATTACTATAATCGTGAACGTCCGTTTGTGGCTACTAATACAAAAACTTGTACTCCTGAACGAGAAGAGGTGCTGCGTAAAGTTGGCTCTTTTCCTTCAGGGCATGCTGCAGTTGGTTGGGCGTGGGCATTAGTTTTTAGTGAAATATTTCCTTACAATGAACGAATAATCTTAAAACGCGGATATGATTTTGGTGAAAGCCGTATTGTTTGTAATGCGCATTGGTATAGTGATGTACAGATGGGCAGGGTGATGGGTAGAGCTACAGTAGACAGGCTTCATGATAATTTAGTTTTTCAGAATGATTTGGCTGAAGCCAAAGTTGAAGTGCTTAAGATACTGGAAGAAGAGGGAATAAGTTAAGTTAGTGTATGTTTTAAGAAATAGGGTTTAGCTTGAAGGGTAGATTTTAAGATCTTTTAAAAAGTTTTCTTTGTTTCTAAGAGGTGATTTTATATCCTGGTTTTAGAAAGGAAACCACATTTGTTGTCTATTGAGTAGAATAAAAGGAAAAAGCAACTCATTTGAGTTGCTTTTTCCTTTTATTCTACTGTTGTAAGATGGGGTTACTTGCCTGGTTTTATTAAAAAGACACTTTTGTATTTTTTCTTGATTTCAGCTAAATTTCTTTCTGCTTCAATTCTGGTTTTAAAATTTCCAACGATTACTTTGTAGTTAGGAGTGTTGAAAATTATTGTACCATCGATGTTGGTGTTTTCTCTCTTGAAATCGGCTAGTGTTTTTTTGGCTTCCTCACTTTTTCCGCTAAAAATTTGAATTTTATAATTGTCATTTGTATTTATTGACGTGTTAATTTTGCGTTTGTCGTTTAGTAATTGTTCGAATTTAGGATCTTGATTTAGTGTTAAATTCTGGTCTTGAGCATGAATGTTGTATGCTAAAGTGAACATTGTTAGTGTTAAGAAAACTCTTTTTGAATGGGTTAAAATTCTCATAATGTGATGGTTTTTATGCAAAAGTAGTATTTAAAGTTTGTATGGAAAATTTTAATATTATTTAGAATTGATATAAATTGATATTTAAGAGTATTTTAAGGTTTTGAGAATAGTTCATAAGTCGTATTTTTGTGCAAGTTTTAAAAGAAGGTATTAGTTTTTTGTTGATTTACTACAGAAAAAATCATACCAAAAATTAGTAGATAATTATTATACTATATGAAAAAGGTGGGTAACCATAATTCGATCTCCAGAAAATTACTGCTTAGCTTATCGCTAACGCTGATTTTCTCCCTAACTTCATTTGCTCAAGATGCTGCTGCTGCTCCGGCGGCGCCTGCTGCTGCCGCTCCGGCTGCAACTTCAGGTGGTGATCCAGTAAAAGGGAAAGAACTTTTTAATGCAAATTGTGCTGCATGTCACAAATTAGATGCTAAATCAACAGGTCCTGCTTTAAGAGGGGTTGCTGCTAAGCACGAAATG is a window from the uncultured Flavobacterium sp. genome containing:
- a CDS encoding SPOR domain-containing protein; its protein translation is MRILTHSKRVFLTLTMFTLAYNIHAQDQNLTLNQDPKFEQLLNDKRKINTSINTNDNYKIQIFSGKSEEAKKTLADFKRENTNIDGTIIFNTPNYKVIVGNFKTRIEAERNLAEIKKKYKSVFLIKPGK
- a CDS encoding phosphatase PAP2 family protein — encoded protein: MRLKIFHIINTLVNKGFKSKSALSTFANVEQLREIMPDLLHGYLKEEEMPDSLKLLEPPPEHASKAFEFDLEYAKKVIKSKDRIRFMQAATDADLSFPAAVKSFEYTLGIEISEVKTPKLYLLMRRVMTDAGLSTYAAKNYYNRERPFVATNTKTCTPEREEVLRKVGSFPSGHAAVGWAWALVFSEIFPYNERIILKRGYDFGESRIVCNAHWYSDVQMGRVMGRATVDRLHDNLVFQNDLAEAKVEVLKILEEEGIS